One genomic region from Oncorhynchus clarkii lewisi isolate Uvic-CL-2024 chromosome 21, UVic_Ocla_1.0, whole genome shotgun sequence encodes:
- the LOC139379500 gene encoding tetratricopeptide repeat protein 31-like: MSERRLAKVSEVEQDPGDIHRMHAVMDFVRVNSHGLNIGYLGLDFVTHEYYSGEDFYDSDYEDHHGRKSYCGFSRNFLSNSSSSYQPTSLHYNQPPKAASKPSPDNPAVRALEALKEYRKSKVKAEKKKIKKIKQKERRLLEKLEKEKQNPVTEVKVDAESKVNESKCNKTSTSAKGALAQGLQDLSVTDSGDSSGESSDAEEESEEESIHSNSEELQLDMTSSFVSKAADIAKRQLEQKPRPEWKEKKKTSQPKEKPNKEMKDVQKNSPVPNTEDLVEKSTELAVIGNQFASSGHFDMAVKYFTDAIKYNPAEFRLFGNRSFCYEKIQDYEKALADAELALNMSPGWVKGLYRKGRALAGLKRYDEAAQALKEVLRLDSSCADAAQELMRVQITQLMGFGFSREQSSNALIIHGNVEKSLEALSKISGILYNGSYPTASVTYPAKVDRVYSTSTTSEFPSAPKPHQAQHSQSLQNRPKTNTPIRRSENFPVATKLYPIWVGNLVPSATEAMIIERFEGAGKIHSIKLLRSRRCAFVNYLDPDCCEIALTFHGMELNGSKILVRYPDRNPTHLGIAKDAQKAQDLPSHSTKECFFWRNLGCNRRPNCPYRHIPEHNGVDKGKDKTSAQ; encoded by the exons ATGTCTGAAAGAAGACTCGCGAAGGTTTCAGAAGTGGAGCAGG ACCCCGGAGACATCCATAGGATG CATGCTGTAATGGATTTTGTAAGAGTGAACTCTCACGGGCTAAACATTGGATATCTTG GTTTGGATTTTGTAACCCATGAATATTACTCGGGTGAAGACTTTTATGACAGTGACTATGAAGATCACCATGGTAGAAAGTCATACTGTGGATTTTCCAGAAACTTCTTATCCAACTCAAGCTCTTCATACCAACCCACCTCTCTGCATTACAATCAACCACCTAAAGCAGCCTCTAAACCATCTCCAGATAAT CCTGCCGTGAGAGCTCTTGAGGCGTTGAAAGAGTACCGAAAGAGCAAAGTCAAGGCTGAGAAGAAGAAGATTAAGAAAATT AAACAAAAAGAAAGAAGACTGCTTGAGAAGTTGGAAAAAGAAAAACAGAACCCAGTGACAGAAGTCAAG GTTGATGCAGAGAGTAAAGTGAATGAAAGTAAGTGTAACAAGACTAGTACCAGCGCTAAAGGGGCTCTCGCTCAGGGCCTGCAGGACTTGTCTGTTACTGATAGCGGAGACAGCAGCGGAGAGTCCAGCGACGCcgaggaggagagtgaagaggagagcaTACACAGCAACTCGGAG GAACTGCAGCTGGATATGACCAGCAGTTTTGTATCCAAGGCTGCTGATATAGCAAAGCGACAACTTGAACAGAAGCCTAGGCCAGAATGGAAGGAGAAAAAGAAAACCAGTCAACCGAAGGAGAAACCAAATAAAGAAATGAAAGATGTACAAAAG AATTCTCCTGTACCCAACACTGAGGATCTAGTTGAAAAGAGTACAGAGCTGGCTG taatTGGTAATCAGTTTGCCAGCAGTGGACATTTTGACATGGCTGTTAAGTATTTTACGGATGCAATTAAGTACAACCCTGCAGAGTTTAG GCTGTTTGGCAACCGGTCCTTCTGTTATGAGAAGATCCAGGACTATGAGAAAGCCTTGGCTGATGCGGAGTTAGCCCTCAACATGAGTCCTGGCTGGGTCAAAGGCCTCTACAGAAAAGGCAGAGCTCTGGCAGGGCTGAAG AGATACGACGAAGCCGCCCAGGCCTTAAAGGAAGTGCTGCGTTTGGACAGCTCCTGTGCCGATGCCGCCCAGGAACTTATGAGGGTCCAGATAACACAGCTAATG GGGTTTGGCTTTTCCCGGGAACAGAGCTCAAATGCCTTAATAATTCACGGGAACGTGGAGAAATCACTTGAGGCACTGTCCAAAATATCTG GAATCCTCTATAACGGCAGTTATCCAACTGCAAGTGTTACCTATCCTGCCAAAGTGGACCGTGTCTACAGCACCTCTACAACATCAGAGTTCCCCTCGGCCCCAAAACCTCATCAGGCCCAGCATTCACAAAGCCTTCAGAACAGACCCAAGACCAACACCCCCATAAGGAGATCGGAAAACTTTCCTGTAGCAAC TAAATTATACCCTATTTGGGTTGGAAACTTGGTCCCTTCAGCAACGGAGGCTATGATTATAGAGAGATTTGAGGG AGCTGGGAAAATCCATAGTATTAAGCTTCTGCGCTCCAGACGATGTGCTTTTGTTAACTACTTGGACCCAGACTGTTGTGAGATTGCTTTGACTTTTCAT GGGATGGAGCTCAATGGGTCCAAGATCTTAGTGCGCTACCCCGACAGGAACCCAACACACCTGGGCATAGCCAAGGATGCCCAGAAAGCTCAGGACCTGCCTTCCCATAGCAC AAAGGAGTGCTTCTTCTGGAGGAACCTGGGCTGTAACAGGAGGCCAAACTGCCCCTACAGGCACATCCCAGAACACAATGGCGTTGACAAAGGCAAGGACAAGACCTCGGCCCAGTGA